A stretch of the Pseudoalteromonas marina genome encodes the following:
- the yhbY gene encoding ribosome assembly RNA-binding protein YhbY, with protein MTLSNKQKQFLKGEAHSLKPVVLLGSNGLTEGVVMEIQSALEIHELIKVKVPTDDRETKALIFEAIVRETGATKLQTIGHTIVLYRQSPEKKIQLPRN; from the coding sequence ATGACATTATCAAATAAACAAAAGCAGTTTTTAAAAGGCGAGGCACATAGCCTTAAGCCTGTAGTTTTACTAGGTTCTAACGGTTTAACCGAAGGCGTAGTGATGGAAATTCAAAGTGCACTAGAAATTCACGAATTAATCAAAGTTAAAGTACCAACTGACGATCGTGAAACCAAAGCGCTTATTTTTGAAGCTATCGTTCGTGAAACAGGTGCGACAAAGCTTCAAACAATTGGCCACACTATTGTGCTTTATCGCCAAAGCCCTGAGAAAAAAATTCAACTGCCGCGTAACTAA